From the Zonotrichia albicollis isolate bZonAlb1 chromosome Z, bZonAlb1.hap1, whole genome shotgun sequence genome, one window contains:
- the SELENOP gene encoding selenoprotein P, whose translation MWARLGLVLALCLLPGGGAEIQNCQEAPEWRIGEEDPMWSSRGSVTVVALLQASULLCLRQASSLEDLRVKLENEGLVNISYVVVNHQGAQSQREFHLLKERVSDYITVYQQDEHQEDVWTTLNGNKDDFLIYDRCGRLVYHLGMPYSFLHFQYVEESIKIAYCENKCGNCSYMEPDIDGVCENITKKAVEELSEIEPEPTDQHSQSSPHRHGHHHHRHHHQGSRDPKHESHQAAAETDRHHPHSAWRHRLFGRHRHDQTGSQEHIDTAPPGEIVEIPQDKKLRKKGKNSCKNQLTUNWQTGSDSTSGSUSCHCRHLLFEELGNSVTUQCRGALPNSCRUHGQLAAEDVTESUQCRLLSAAUQSSPAGASETSDTUQUQEKARNUSUKTN comes from the exons ATGTGGGCACGTCTGGGGCTAGTTCTGGCCCTCTGTCTCCTCCcaggaggaggggcagagatCCAGAactgccaggaggccccagaaTGGCGTATTGGGGAGGAGGACCCCATGTGGAGCTCCAGGGGCTCGGTGACAGTGGTGGCTCTCCTCCAGGCCAGCTGATTATTGTGCCTGCGGCAGGCTTCCAG TTTGGAGGACCTGCGAGTAAAGTTAGAGAATGAAGGATTGGTCAACATCTCGTATGTGGTTGTCAACCATCAGGGAGCTCAATCCCAGAGGGAATTTCACCTGCTTAAAGAACGTGTTTCAGACTACATTACTGTCTACCAGCAAGATGAGCACCAAGAGGATGTGTGGACTACTTTAAATGGAAACAAGGATGACTTTCTCATCTATGACAG ATGCGGCCGTCTCGTGTATCATCTGGGTATGCCCTACTCCTTCCTGCATTTTCAATATGTGGAAGAATCTATTAAGATTGCATACTGCGAAAACAAGTGTGGAAACTGCTCTTACATG GAACCTGATATTGATGGTGTCTGTGAAAACATCACTAAAAAAGCAGTTGAAGAGCTGTCAGAGATAGAACCCGAGCCAACAGACcagcattcccagagcagcccacaCAGACATGGACACCACCACCACCGCCACCACCACCAGGGCAGTCGCGATCCCAAACACGAGAGccaccaggctgctgctgaaacGGACAGACATCATCCTCACAGCGCCTGGCGCCACAGGCTGTTTGGCCGTCACAGACACGATCAGACAGGTAGTCAGGAGCACATAGACACTGCCCCTCCAGGAGAAATTGTGGAAATTCCACAAGATAAAAAACTacgaaagaaagggaaaaacagcTGCAAAAACCAGTTAACCTGAAATTGGCAGACAGGATCAGACTCTACCTCTGGTAGCTGATCCTGTCATTGTCGACACCTTCTGTTTGAAGAGCTAGGGAATTCTGTCACCTGACAGTGTCGCGGAGCACTACCAAATTCTTGCAGGTGACACgggcagctggcagcagaggaTGTCACTGAGTCTTGACAGTGCCgtctgctctctgctgcctgacagtCATCACCAGCAGGAGCAAGTGAAACTAGTGACACCTGACAGTGACAGGAAAAGGCAAGGAATTGATCCTGAAAAACAAACTAA
- the CCDC152 gene encoding coiled-coil domain-containing protein 152, translated as MNHSNEETMKKNSIVNLDKLLSDFSEIEKKISEISDANNLLIQQLEKCNRLLALSQSKEESVKEECSALQNVIKGLTQTIENQCNVKDENDRLRGTIHILEDKLKTCEEEYKDQIEKLMTEIKNKEEDHKLEIIQLNCDTRKKFEEKEMEYREEREKKELEILELTRQLKIQNEEKQNEIIKLQIEFNAKLARAQDKTTKSFSDASVLPQSIYRRKLQHLQEEKNKEIEILRNTIRDLEQRLNKGQDLPFKRRRF; from the exons ATGAATCATAGTAATGAAGAAACTATGAAAAAAAACAGTATAGTGAACCTTGATAAGCTTTTATCTGACTTCTCAGAGATAGAAAAG AAAATATCAGAAATCAGTGATGCAAATAACCTACTGATTCAACAGCTGGAAAAATGTAACAGATTGCTAGCATTAAGCCAATCAAAGGAGGAATCAGTAAAAGAGG aGTGCAGTGCTCTACAGAATGTGATAAAGGGTCTAACACAAACCATTGAAAACCAGTGTAATGTGAAAG atGAAAATGATAGACTGAGGGGAACCATTCACATCTTGGAAGATAAATTAAAGACTTGTGAAGAG GAGTATAAGGATCAAATTGAGAAACTCAtgacagaaattaaaaacaaagagGAAGACCACAAATTAGAAATAATACAGCTGAACTGCGATACAAGGAAAAAAT ttgaagaaaaagaaatggagtatagagaagagagagagaaaaaagaactgGAAATATTAGAGCTAACTAGACAGCTGAAAATTCAAAATGAAGAGAAGCAGAATGAAATAATTAAACTGCAGATAGAG TTCAACGCTAAATTGGCAAGAGCTCAGGATAAGACCACCAAGTCCTTTTCAGACGCCTCAGTCTTGCCACAAAGTATCTACCGAAGG AAGCTGCAGCATCTCcaggaagagaaaaacaaggaaattGAAATTCTAAGAAACACCATAAGAGATTTGGAGCAACGTCTTAATAAAGGTCAAGACCTGCCCTTCAAACGGAGGAGATTCTGA